ACCAGTCTACATAGCTGCTTGGCAATCGAGTGTCTCCTCTCCTTCAGTTGGCttctcctaaaaaaaaattggccttGGCAGAGGAAACTAAATGGGACTTGTGTAACTAACTTTTAGTTTATGTtaatattctatgaatctacctGAAAGAGTGAGGTAGAATCACATAATACTAGTGTTATATATTATCTGCATCAATCTTTCaagcagattcatagaacacttgtCATACTACCAAATGACCCCTTATGGCCTTATCAGATCAAAGGTTGGACTTTATTTGATATTTGCTGGTGTAGATGGCTCTGGATTGATTCGGGTTGCTTCTGATATAAAATATCCATCTGAATTCTTCATGGGCAGGAAATTGTTTGTCCTTCCAAGATCTGCTGCTAATCTTGTAGATGTGCAGACATCCTCATGACTATTCTGGCATTGCAAAGGGACCAGGGGAAGACATTGCTGCAGGTTAAACATTTTCACCTTCGAAGAATTCAACTTAATAaaattggattcaaactcaGACTCTGACCCCATTTTCCACAACCAAACATATGCGattgatttggatttttcttagGTCTTAATCAAAtgtaaaattcaaattggattcgACCATGTAACTGCACACTGAACCTGTACTCGATTAGTAGCTGGATCTGGATTCTTTACTAGATCCAattaaatggattcaaaatcagataTACCTGATCCATATCCCAAGGGCCATGTTCTGAATTTCTTGAGTTTCTCTTTGTGGAGACATCACCCCGAGACACCGAAAGTACAACAAGTACCCAGAAATATGGTAGGAAGGGTGGGGATTTGTCTTTCTCAAACGAGAGATATGATGAAATATTCTTCCTGTTCACCCGGAGTGTATAAATTTGATTTATGGGCATGTAACAATTCGATTTTCAGTTTTCTTGACTTGCAAAATCCATGATACATGGTCTTTATAATGGTCTCCAGTGTTATCAAAATCGGCTTGAATCGACTCATTCGAATGGTATCAGTGGCAAACCGATTCGATTTGTTGGCCAGCTTAGTAGctgttgtctctctctcttatatataaataataataataataataataataataactttgATCAATGTGTACCTACATAAAACGGGTAGATGTGCATTTAATAATTACATCACAATCGTTAGATCCAACAGGGAGTAGGTGCACCAAAGAAACTTGCAGAGACTTTTTTTTAGATAATTtctatcataaattttttttctagagtACGTGATTTGATGGATACTTGCTTTAGAAAAGGGGCGGAGAGGGACATGCTGTCCAAATAATAAACAAGGGCGATTCTCTTTCACTCTCATCCCACTGAAACAGCGTTTCCCCCGGGTTGGGAGGGGGCGTTTGCATATTGTTCGTCTTCCGGTGCATGTTTTGCGAATCAAACACCCCATTTTTTATCTTTACTTAAAGAGTAATTGTCTACAACTACAATATAAAACCTCCAAGGCTGGAGTGaagacataatttttttatgaggagggccaaattaaagtttctgaattttgattatgaccgaaatattatttttcaaaatttttatatagaacaagtgaacttttttttaaaattttcatataattttttttttttaaaatttaaggtGGGACCAAGGTCCAAGCGAGCTTACCTTGGCTCCGCTCCTGTCCAAAGCCATAGCCTTTGTTTCGGAGCTTGAGTAAACATATGATACATCTTTCAACTCATGTGTTGCAGTTGCCATTGTTTGCAgtatagaaaaaggaaaataatacaCTGAAGCGTGACAGAAACCATGAGATTAAAACTTAGTATCTCTTGAACGTGTTCCACTTTGCCGCCCAATTAAACTTACTCCTTAAAGCCAAACACCCTCTTGTCAGAAAATCATAAGAGTTTCTTGTTGACAGATTCAGACCATTCACTGCAGGATGTAAAGGCATTTCCTTCATTGTCAACATGAATCATGAGCTTGCGAGTAAAACTGATTGAAGAGTGCCACTCCACTTATCATTTTTCTGactatttaaaatattttaagagtttattacttttattttttcatatttttcatttacatattaaatttaaatattttgtccAATTTACAACTAATTCATCCGGATCCCTAAATTTCCTGAGATTCACTAAATCAGTGTCTTCGATTCGATTCAAAAACCTCTTTTTACAACACTTTGGCTACCAAAGAGTATCGGTTCAGATCGAGCACGTTCCCACATTTACAGCCTATGGATGAGGAGATCAACAAGTTCTAGACAACATGTGGAAACTAAGGCGAGAAAGAACAAATGTTGGGCactcataaaataaaaaaaaagtggcgTATCGTCCTGTATCGGTTGTCACTTCTCGCCCCTATCAGCCATTATTAAATAATTTTTGATTAATAATATTATCTTAAAagttaattcataaaaaatcacaatATAACCCCGTAATCCCAATAAAGGCTTATATGGCCTGTACGGGGCCGTATCGACCCATACATGAAACGGTTCGTATCGAGCTTTGTTGCTTTATAAGAGCTGAGCGAAATAattaggttgcgtttgattttccatggatctcagatccaagagGATTTAGAATTCATGATTAGCTGAACTCTACCGTGGACCTCAAATACATGATGAAATCCACGGTGATCTCAAATCTAAGTTATCAAACATgaccttttattgaaaaaaagaagaagaaaaaactccTATGAAATTTAAAAggggataaaaaaaaaagaaaccctacTTTTTGTTCGCTATATGAGAAAGCAATAGTTTTTGAATTTGCTGATGAGTATTCAACTTTTGTTAAAGAAGGTTCAAAAGGGAAAAGGCCTTAGACCAAAGCCTGTCATTTTGAAACATGTGATTTTCTTAAACTTTTTGCATATTCcttcaaacttaaaaaaaacaaaagtgtTAGTttcttgtgaaaagaaaaagaaaaagaaaaaggaaaagggaaaaggaaaagatatttattttgttttcactCATTCCATACAAGCTTTTGGTATGAACTAAAAAGGTGGTAAGCTTATGCCCCTAAGTGGTAGGACGCTACTTGGGTGTTACGTCATTTTACTTGTGATAATAAATGCTCCAATCGACATCATATGACATAACTTGTCATGTGACGTCAGATGTTTTATCGTCGTAGGTAAAATGCCTTAATAAATAACATATTTTGGTAGTTGTTAGCAGTTAGTATAAAAGAAAACTCACCCTTGTTTTGAAATTATACATAAGAAAAAGCCTGTAAATAgaaatttcttaattttattgACAATAATTATAAAAAGTATATAACCTGTTCTAGCAGGAAGACTGCTAGCAGGAAGATTAGCAgtctgaaaatattttaaaatttagactgatatttgtatatttacatatttaattttttactaGATTGGTGATTTgagcattaaaagaaaaaagaattgatagTGATGATCTTGCAGCCAAGGGTTCAAGACCTGGTCAAACTCATTAAAAATAatgacaacaattttttttttttgacttagCTGCAAGTTGAGGGGCGGCTACTTATCAGACTTCAAGGAATTGTAAGAGCATCCGATACTTCAGtcattagaaaaaagaaaaaaattccaaaGGCTTGGTGCACCTAATGTTAATAAGATTCAGACTTAGAATcgataatttttcttttcaaattaacCTTGGAAATTGTACATCAAATATAATGTTATAAAAGAGTAACacccataaaaatcaaactaatgactTGTATTATATTGCTACGCCACGCTTATCCGGGTAATATTGACGAACAAGTAAAAGTTATTAacaaaacaatgttaaaaaGAGGCAGGACACTTAATTTTCATGAGCCTTTAAGTCACTTAATCCTCAATCCAGTTTTTGTCATTAAGAAAATTTGTGTTAATTAACAAATTAAAGACACACATCTCCAATGCAAAGATTCATGTGATCTCTTGCCATGTACTCAATATCTCAAAATTGTAGATAGTGTGCACTTTAAAAGCACTTCAAACCCCCACATGGCTACATTATTGCTTGCATCTTGtgtttgtgatatatatatatatatatatatatatatatatatatatatatatatatatatatatatatatattggcagAGCAAGGTAGGGCTGCATGGGCCCTAgcctactttaatttttttaaatttataggtaaattttagaaaatttgacttgttttatataaaaaatttgaaaaatgatatttggtcctagtcaaaatttagaaactttaattctgaAAAATGTCTTACTTCAcccttctatatatatattatatatatatacaatcagctcaacaatttttttttttctgccctcCTTTTTACACTTATCTCTTGCTGCTTTCCCCTCTATATTTAGTTGTCCTTTCTACTTAAAATTGACCTATTTTAGAAAAAAGTGAAGACATGAAAAACTAGTTCCAAATTAGGTGctttaaaataaaagttattttccaaatgtatataacatatttaaAAGCCGCTAAAAAAAGTTACTTAAGTATTTGCCTATTGCGGCCATAGTGCACCGGCTGGCACCACCTAAGGAAAATGATGTGCCTTCTTTAAGAAATCTCAAGCCTTCAATTGGTAAGCAGATCAATCACATTCTTTAATTGATCTAAAAGATCGACTGCCCACTTTGGTAATTGACAGCCACCACTGTGACCAATAACTAAATTTGACATTGTTTATCTTTTGGAAGCAACAATATTGTATCTTTTCACTGAGTTGTCCCATCTAATAATTTCCTAATATAAATGGTGCCACCTGTTAAAAGCACCTTATTAATGCTCCAAATTATTTGTAAATCTCCAtagacagaagagagagaaacaagagagagagtggtttTTGTAAATCTCCATACACacagacagaagagagagaaataagagagaggaagaagagagagagtggtttAGCCAGTTCTaataacaaggaaaagaaaactgaCCTTTTAAGATCATTTTTGACAACGGGCAAAAACTAAGAGCCCAAATGGAGAAACCACAGCTGATGGATTGACAAAATGAGATGGAAGAATTTTTCAAGAGGTTTGGCATAGCTGAGAGTGTAAGACTGGTGGTTATTTCCATTCTCATGAGTGTCATTTTCCTGAATAGGCTTCGACATGCATAGACGCAGGGATGGATAGGCTTCTACATGCATAGACGCGGGGAAAGGCAGAGGGGCTGGCAGGAGCCATGACCCTCCttgtcaaatttttaaaaattcaaaattttatacctaaaatgtaaattttttagtttaactgagataaaaaatttaaatattatattttggTTCTTGTAACTAGAAACTGTCTCttacaacaaaataaaattttgagtgtaaacataaaaaatgagtaGAAATCAATATAACTAAATGATTAGAAAGTGATTTTGAATTGCGTGAAATATGAAATATGATGCcaaatttttataataaatgtaAGGAATAATGTCCAAAAAACCAGGGTTATTAAATATCCAACTTGgtgtttgcactttttttttaaaatataattcaaaagtgtataaaaatgataaaatatgtGTCAGCTGGTAATATCAATTATTAGCAATATTAAATATTGTGTTGGTAAAGAAGTCAACGTGCCCCAAAGAGCCAGGAGGTAAGGATAAGTCTCCAATTAAAAAAGTGTAATTTATTACTTATGAACAACTAACCGTCGCTAATTAAGGGAGTTCCGGCAACACAGACAAAGACAACAATATACCTTGTATTTCCAACCATACCTAATTAAAATGACCAAATTGTCCCTACCAATTAAATGCAATAATTGCTTTTTATAAAGgcaaaaataaactaaaaaaaaattacctctataaaattaccaaaatgctCGTCTGGTAAAAAGTGTGAATATGTCGTCGTGTGATTTAGCTACAGAACATGAAAGCGCCTTCCTACCTACGACCCTCTCTCTATTCATGATATACAATTACTAGtaagggattttttttttcgaaagtAATTTTTGAATCTTAGAAGCGCGACATCAATTCAATTCAGTAGTAACCGATTCAAGAGTGTCACATTTattcttaattattttaaagtagttttttaatataattttagttaaaaaaaaatattttttagttttttggtCAATTAAGGACTCTAAAACTGATTTAGAAGGCAAAAGTTGGAAACATTTTTGGTTTTCGGGCTGTTTGTTATTTCACTTAAAATGGAAAACTCGTTTAGTTGTCAACTTTAGCTATGTAATAAGGCAAAAAGTGAGGCAGGTATATGTAATTATCTACGAAGTTGGAACGTATACGAATGGACGTGATCCGTTAGTcctttttagaatttttatcaATTTCGGGTGGgaattttgaaatttctgcTATTTTTGAGAACCCCCTAAAAAGTCCCAAAACCTCCGACGAGTCCATCGTTTCGTTCGGTATCTCCAAAGAAACCATCCAAAGGATAGAAAAAGGGAGCAGAAAAGCGGGGGAGGTCAAAGCGAGGGAAAGAGAGGAgcagaaggagaagaagatggtggaTGATTTCATGGTGTACGTCGACCGGCTGATATCCTCGGCTTGCTTCGAGAGCGCGAACGAGGGGCTCCTCCATGGCCATGGCAGCGCACAGATGCCTCATGGGAGAGAAGGATTCCTGCTGAGCAACAATGGTTgcaatggtggtggtggcggcggttGTAATAGTGGTGAGGCTCAATGCCACGTTGGGGAGGGTTGTTCCAAGAAGGAGGCGCTTATAGAATGTAGGATATGTcaggaggaagacgaagagaaGGAGTTGGAGGCTCCTTGCGCTTGTAACGGCACTCTGAAGGTACGTGTGTCTCGCATTTTCGGAAGAAATTCGGGGTTTTTTGGCTCTTTGTTGATGGtcttcttttgtggttttggtTTTCATGTGTTCTCTTTTGTCCCCTGAAAAATCATGCTTTCCCATTCGCTGGTGACCGTCTGGTGTGGATTTGAGCGATATTATGCTTCATGTCGTGCGAAAATCGTGATTTTTTCTGTGCTGGTGGTGATCTTTCGGCgtttattttgctttttctgaACTTGAGCAATGTGCATTTCTTGGAGAGTCGTGTAGTTCTTTATGCGGTTTCTGTGGCTTCGCTGCGAACatttcttccttttggagtttgCTTTCTTGAGTTGTCTTTTGTGGTGGACAGAGATGGTCGTTGTTGTTctgaaaggttttttttttttttttagtcttttgCAAATGGACGTTGACTGGTCATGCTATTCCATCCTCTGTATCCTTCTTCGAGTTTGTGCTTGCGGTCTGTTCTGCGTAGTTGTTTGTCCCTTCGTGACTTGTGGCATCGTTTGCTTTTTGAGTTTTATGCTCATTTCCTGTATCTGATTCCCGTTCCGCTCTCTTGTTTTGCCTGTATTGCATTTTTCATTGGTCTGTGGGGTTTCTGcgtttttttgtttccatttttagGCAAACCAACCAACTTGAGTCCTGTCGTTTGTTGGGAGTTTATGGCTTTTCTGTCGGAAAGATTGTTTGTCGATTTCCTGTTCATTGACCATTAGCATTGTGGCCTCTGTTATTCTACCTCGTACAGACGGGCATATGTTTCCAAGTGAAACTCCTTGCTTTACTCTTAACATATTTCCTTACATAGGGTTTGTTCTTTAATGGCTTCAACTTTGAACATAGAATGTTCATGTTTAGATTCAATTAAGCTTCTGGATTTTTCTACTGCAGAGCTTTGTTTGGGTTATTGACGAATCATTCTTTTGGTGCTGGAAGAGACTTGATGGCACCAGTAGTTTCCAAAGATGACACTTAACATGCTATCTGTTTCTGAATGCATTTCTTGATCacttcttttgttattttcatccaaaattttgttatgcatttctTGATctcttcttttgttattttcatccaaaattttgttatgcttatcatttttttggaaCTCTTATCCATCCTATTGTACGTTTCTTGTGTCAAGGTTTACTTGTGTTAGTTGCATTATTGCAAGGTACTGTTGTTCCAGTCATGTTTGTGCTTTTCTTGTGGTTCCCCTGCTGTTGTGGACCAGCCTAATATTTAGTTTTTCAGTTTTCAGATCTTTCTAACTTATAGTTTTTACAATGTATGTCCCTATTAAATGGAAGATTTGGCTTTGGCTTGCTGCAGTTTGCTCACAGAAAATGTATTCAGAGATGGTGCAACAAGAAGGGTGATATTACTTGTGAGATTTGCAATCAGGTACGGTATTAgatgcaaaaaggaaaaaaagaaaaaggttgtcTATGTAACAATGCATAATAGTTGGTTTTTTCCCAATGTTGGAAACATTGGATTCTGAATCATATTGGAATCCTTAAATCCTACACATATTAGCGTACTGATTGGCCTGTGTGATACTACAACAGGCTATTTTATGTTTTCCTCTTTAACAACTAattatcaaatattttaaaatgtttaatacaacaaaaaatgcttattATCCCTCTCATGTCAGACAGTTGTCAAGGAAGTTAAAAAATTGGATAACTGAAATGCCAGTGAAAAGGCcagtaaaatataatttttgctGATTGGAGATTCATCCTTAAATCAAGTGAAGAAAAGATGATTTACCAACTTACAATTTTGTGTTGTTTCAATGTTTCAAACTCTAGAAGGCACTCTCAAGTTCGAGATTTAAAATGATTTCTGGTTTTTTTAAGTGTCAAGAGTCCAACAGTCCATATTGTCTTGTTGGGCTAAGATAGTCTTTCACTTGgaattttttgtgcacaaatATTGGTTGAATTTAGTTCTGAATGTATAGAATATCCAAATTCCTTCAGATTCTTACAGGCTTAGCTGTAAGGTCCTGATGGCTAGTTTCTAGGATAAGGGGAAAACACCGGACTTCTTCCATACCCAAAGGGCACTTTCTTCCTCGTTTATTTTTTGTACCTAAGGTACAATTTTTGTGttcatgtatgcatgtctttatTGTTCTTTATGCATGTGCGTGCACAATGTAAGTCAAATAAGAACCTGAATGCATGTGTACACATGTGCCTAAATGTTAGTGTGCGCTGTCAGCCTGCTTGCAAAAAATTCCCTGCTATAAAATccgttaattatttttttagccTCCTTTAAATCAACTTCCAAGTTTAGTTGTATATGATGCTTGTATTCAgatttgacttgtttttttcattctcaCCAATATCTACAATCACTATCTTGTATTTAGAAAATGACTGCCAAATTTCATTCCCATGTATGTGCTCATTACACTTTGTTCATGCATTCAGTTAAACAATTTCCCCAAAAATGCTTTGTGCGAGATTAATATGTACATGGAGCATGGTACGAAAGTGTTGTAGGGTGGTGCCTGTTAGTTCTTGTGGTTGGTTGAAATGGACTCTGTAAATCATGATAAACCGTGGAATCCTAGCAAATGCTGTGGGTCTTGTTTCACATGTGAAATGTTGCAATGATTTGGTAGAAGTATTCTTTGTTCTGAGCTTTTACAGAACTGAGAAATTTGTCGTTACTTTCCTTAGTTCAATTGTTGGAATTTTTTCTCATATCTTGCCAGGTCTATGCTCCAAATTACTCTATTCCACAAACCAGGGCTAGTTCTGATGGTCTGGCAATCGACATAAGGTACTTCTTTACATGCTGATCTTTACTTCTTTTCGCCTGCACGTGTTACCACTGGACTTATTGTTCACGGTAAGGAGCTTGTAAGAGCAGAAAACAACTTGCCTTTGTATTTTGTCTAGTTGATGAAAGCTGGGCACCTGAATAAGAACATTACATCATGAACAGTGTTACCTTTAGTAGATAAATATAGCCTTCTAACTTCTGCTTTTAATGTTCTTATTGAGCCTTGTATGATTAATGTTGCctaattttatgaattttatgaGCTTGTCAGTTCAAGAAGCTTAGCTTGAAATGAATGCTTTACCTCAGTAAGATAATCACAGTGAGACGAGCTATTTATCATCAAAGTGTCAACTGGAAAtgcagtgatgtatgcagcCATGGCATCCAAACAGGCTGAGAGATCGGAACCTTGTTCCTACATGACCTAATCAATTTGATCAGGCATTTGACATCTATTTTTATTGTCAATCGAACCTAACACTTCAAaagttagtttttattttatttttttaaagacagAGAGCATCCAATTGCCATTGATCCGAGTGGGGTGCACTTCAACAAACAGATATGTTTGGTCTGGTGACTGCACTAGATGAATGTTGGCAGTTCCAGACTTCAGTGCCACACCCGTGTCATGTAGATCTGGCTGCTGCTGTCCTTTAGTGTGTCCCTATGACCTAGGTTTCTGTAATACACTTTGCACAACAATACTTGTTCAGTTTGGTGGTAGAGTGTCAAAACCTATGTTACAGAGATTCATATAGAAGGCACCCACCTGTGCTGACACATCTAGACATGGTGCAAGCATAGCAAAATGATACCtggtatttttctatttttttgtttattaatttatattttatgaaatataaaatattgcACAACCATGTCCTGCACATGTTTTTAAAAGTATTGTGCATGTCGGTCAAAACCCGCTTTCTCCTGGTCATTTCTGTACATGTGTATGCACAAGCATGTGAAGTAAACATTAAGAGTTGATTCTTTCTCATAgtatatatttgaaattgaatgGTTTTCTCGTTCCCGCTTATTCTCTAAGAAGGCATTTAATTTGTGGAGATTGACGAAAACTTGGGATGCATGGAGCTGCATCGCTTGCATCCTAAGTAACACCAAAAAGTAGGAACAACACGGAGCATCCCTTCAATAAGAACTCAAATGCAGCACCTATGGGTGctccattttttcttccaaattcCTGGTATTTCCAGGAGCAGGAATCAGATGGCCTCTAAGAGGACATTGGCGTTCTCCAGCACATGGAACTCCACCTGTGTGTGTTCCTGGTGGTGCCTGCAGTGAGTTGCAAACAAGGGAAGATGCACATTGCAGTCCGTTTTGCACTGGAGAATGCCTAGAAGGCACTCTCTACGGTTCCTTCAATTTGGTGGAATTGTTGGAACAGTGGACAGAATGCCATGTCCTGTGAGACTGTGTTTGACCTGCACTAATGAACGTCCTTTAAAAGACCAAACTGTCTGTGGATTCTGTGGGTTGTCAGTGGGTATATCTTATTTTCCAACCAGTTGCTTGGATTCCCAAAATACTGAAGCTTGGGCAATACGTTATTATGTCTTGGTATAAATTCTGATAAAAatcaatgttttgtttgttggtgATTTCTTGTGATTGTGGTTCATTTTGATCCTTGTGGTGATCATAGGGACATGGCCAACTAGTCATTGCAGTCGGTGTTCCATTCTTGTtttgtttgctctctctctctctctctctcattttttcattgtaaGCAGGCAAAATTGGGGCCCTCGAATTGACCTTCACGATCCTCATATTCTGGCCATAGCTGCTGCTGAGCATCGGTTGCTCCAGGCTGAATATGAAGATTATGCTGTTGCAAACACTACTGGAATTGGTGCCTGCCGCTCTGTTGCTCTAGCTGTATGTTCATTTCCATTCTGTGTCGTTCATTTCTATTGCTTGTTTTGTATGTTTGTCATGTATTTTGGCTTGAGTGATAATGCTGATTAGGATAAGTACTTCCAATATAATCAATTCTCCACCTATGTattctatttgttttttgagTTAATTTTGTTAGGAATTATATATTTCTTCTCTCATGACAGTTGATGTTACTTCTGCTTGTGCGCCATGCACTTACCCTCAGCAGGGATTCTGGGTTCCTGCAGGAGTCTTTGGCGGTGTTCAATGTATGTACCGTCATTCAGCTGAAGAAAtttgtaaatattattttttctgttttctccaATGCATTGTGATCCAAACATCTAATATTTTTCCTGCATTATCTAGATTTCACTACTTCAGTTTGCTGGATTGCTTCTACCATGTTATGTGATCTTGAGAGTGCTTTACATTTTACAGAGTCGAAGGCGAAGACAGGTAGGCCTTTaccattcttcttttctttaattaatgcTTACAATCATTCTTTGGGAAATAACCAGATGGAACTAAGCCTCCTTTCTACTGCTGCCAGAATCTGAAAGTGGAAACATAAACTTGTCATTGGTTCTCATTTGTCTCAGTAAAGTATGAATTCGGGTTCAAACACATGCCCTTCTGCTCAATACCATCAACAGGGGTCAGACTGTCTTGACATCATCCAAGTCAGCTCATGCACACATGGTTTAGATACAATCTAACTGGAAAGTAGTAACAGTAAAGGAATATGGTGGTCCATTTAATCCTTTACATATTCAGCAGAAGGGCAGGTACGAGGAAGAATAACGGAGACCACAATGCTAATGGTGAATTAACAGGAAATCTACAAACAATTCATTCTGAGATAGTCTTATATACCTGAAGAAATGCGAGTTTGAGATCCCTTCCAAATATCTCTGTTAGGGAGTCCATAGGGCCATTAATGTCCACACTGATTAAAAATGCTAACAATCAATCATTGGCTACCTAGTTTGCTTCCACTAAAACCTTCCACTTAGATGTTCTTTGGAGATTCAATTTGATGGTCGTCTAGAGCTTGTCCTATCTGTGTTCGACGAGCTCTAGATATGCCATCTGCTTGAAACCTGGTCTAGCTAAACTCTTCCAAATAACCATTTTTTTCCTGTTGGGCTGACTTTCCTTTGTCTTAATGCAGTAGCAGATGT
This window of the Nymphaea colorata isolate Beijing-Zhang1983 chromosome 2, ASM883128v2, whole genome shotgun sequence genome carries:
- the LOC116246638 gene encoding uncharacterized protein LOC116246638, producing MVDDFMVYVDRLISSACFESANEGLLHGHGSAQMPHGREGFLLSNNGCNGGGGGGCNSGEAQCHVGEGCSKKEALIECRICQEEDEEKELEAPCACNGTLKFAHRKCIQRWCNKKGDITCEICNQVYAPNYSIPQTRASSDGLAIDIRQNWGPRIDLHDPHILAIAAAEHRLLQAEYEDYAVANTTGIGACRSVALALMLLLLVRHALTLSRDSGFLQESLAVFNISLLQFAGLLLPCYVILRVLYILQSRRRRQ